The sequence AGCCACGCGACGCACACTGATCACCAGAACAGCCCTTGGCTATTGATGCTCTTCCCTAGACAAGGGCATCATCGACCAGGGGCTGTTTCCGTGACCAGCCAGGGTCTCCAGAGGACCCTCGAAGGTTAAAAATCAAGGTAGTCGCGTCGGCGGAGTCAGCCGCGGGACAGGAAGCGGGCCGCTACCACCCCACCCAGCACACCGGTACCGGTCACCACAGTCGCCACCGCCGCCACCTGCCACGGCACCGGTCCGACCTCAGCCAGCCGGCCCGCGCCCAGTGGACCGGCTGACGCCGCCGCCGCGATCCCCACCAGTAGCCCCGTCACCGGCCCGGCGAACGCCGCCGGGCGCAGGAGCGGCCCCCACTCTTCCCGGGCTCGGTCGCTGCCGGAGAGCAGCAGCCGACGGGTCAACGACCAACCCGCCACCATCCCGACCAGAATCGGCACCGCGAGCAGACCCGTCCCCAGGCCGTCCACCGGTCCACCGGGGAGGCCCGCGACCAGCGGCAGGGCCGGCAACGCCCCAACTGTTACCTCGCTGGTCTGCACCGTGGTGTCGGTGCCAACCGCGAACCCGGGACCGAGCAGGTAGCTGGCCGACCAGATCGCCACGTTCGGGGCGTACGCCAGGTTGACCAGGGTGATCCCGGCCTGCCCGGCCACCCCGGTGCGGTAGGCCGCGATCAGGTCGGCCGCGTCGCCGCCGCCGGTCGCCACCGCCAGCCCCGCCGCGCCGGCCCCCGCCGCGAGCAGCAGGAGCGCCGCGACCAGACCGGTCCGAACCCCCTCCCGCAGCGGCAGCGACGCTCGCGCGGCGAGCAGGTCACCGAGCCCGGTCGTGCGCACCGTACCGATCAGGGCAGCGACCGTGGCGACCACGGCGAGAGTCAGGCCGGACCGTACCGGCGACACGTCCAGTTCCGCACCGGTGACCAGCAGAGCGGCGAGCACCCCGAGGATCGTGTACACGACCCCGACCGCCCCCGCGGCGACGATCGCGCGTCGTGGCGACCTGCTGCCCCGGGCACCGATAGCTCGGGTGACGTGCACTCCGGCCCGATTGAGCCGCCAGCCGGCGAGCAGGGTTACCGCCAGCGGGGCGAGCCCGAGCGGACCGGCACTCGTCGTCAGGGGGATGCCGTGTCCGAGCAACCAGCCAGCCAACCCGACCCGGACCGCGTCCGGCAGGCTCGACGCACCCTCACTGAGCTGGAAGAACCAGAGCACCACTGCCACCGGCAGCCAGGAGGTGAGCGCCGCACCGACTGCGGCGACGCCCGCGGCGACGGCCAGCGGCGGACGACTCGGCGGCCCACCCGCCCGTGGCGCGGGTATGCGGCGGGCTGGCCCGGGTCGGCCCGGCGGGCGGGCGCCCACCCGAGCGCGTCGGCCGGGCTGATCGGGGGTGACAGAGGACATCAGGTCTACTCTGACATGCTGCGGGGACGGCGGCAGGTCGATAAACCCCTCGCGCGGGTTCGAATTGCGTGATCCACCGTCTCCTGCCTTCGATCCGGTCTAGCCTCGGCCACAGGACGCCACCGCGGGCGACCGGCGTGTCAAGTGGGGACCTCCACCACCGGAGGCGTTGACCGTGTCCCCCTGCAACCCGGCGGGCGCGGCACCGATGCGAGGAGGCACGCCGTGACCGCTCCATATCCGCCGCCCGGCACGGCGGCGGGCCAGGACCGGACGACGCTCTGGGGCGTACTCGGTATCGTCGTCGGCCTGCTGTGCTGCGGCGTCCTCGGGATCGTCTTCGGCTACCTGTCGATCCGCGATGCCCGACGTTTCGGTAATTCGCCGGTGCTCGGTTGGTTGGGCATCGCCTTCGGCGTGCTCAACATCATCGCCAACGGCCTTCTCTACGTTGGCGGCAACAATCCGTTCAGCTGAGCTGACGACTGGAGGGATCGGCCGTAGACGGCCGATCCCTCCAGCTGTCGTCGTCGGGGCTCAGCCCGCGGACATGATCTCCCGCATCAGCCGGGCGGTCTCGGTCGGAGTCTTACCGACCTTGACGCCGGCTGCTTCCAGCGCCGTCTTCTTGGCCTCCGCGGTGCCCGCCGAGCCGGAGATGATCGCACCCGCGTGCCCCATCGTCTTACCGGGCGGTGCGGTGAAGCCAGCAATGTAGCCGACGACCGGCTTGGTGACGTTCGCCTTGATGAACTCGGCAGCCCGCTCCTCGGCGTCGCCACCGATCTCACCGATCATAACGATCGCGTCGGTGTCCGGGTCGTCCTCGAACGCGGCCAGCGCATCGATGTGCGTGGTCCCGATAATCGGGTCGCCGCCGATGCCGACGCAGGTGGAGAAGCCGATGTCGCGCAGTTCGTACATCATCTGGTAGGTCAGCGTGCCGCTCTTGCTGACCAGGCCGATCCGGCCGGCGCCGGTGATGTCGGCCGGGATGATGCCGGCGTTGGAGGCACCCGGCGACACGATCCCCGGGCAGTTCGGCCCGATGATCCGGGTCCGCTCGCCCTGCGCCACGTTGTACGCCCAGAAGGCGGCGGTGTCGTGCACCGGCACGCCCTCAGTGATCACCACGGCGAGCGAGATGCCGGCGTCAATCGCCTCGATCACCGCGCCCTTGGTGAACTGCGGCGGCACGAAGATGACCGTCACGTTGGCGCCGGTCTCCCGCATCGCGTCGGCGACGCTCGCAAAGACCGGCAACTCGGCGCCGTCGAAGTCGACAGTGGTACCCGCCTTGCGCGGGTTCACCCCACCGACGATGTCGGTGCCCGCGGCGAGCATCCGCCGGGTGTGCTTGGAACCCTCGGAACCGGTCATCCCCTGCACGATGACCTTCGAGTCCTTGGTCAGCCAGATCGCCATTGTCAGACCCCCGCAGCGGCCAGCTCGGCGGCCCGCTCGGCCGCACCATCCATCGTGTCGACCCGCTGGATCAGCGGGTTGTTCGCGCCGTCGAGAATCGCCCGACCGGCCTCCGCGTTGTTGCCGTCGAGGCGGACAACCAGCGGTCTGGTGACCTTCTCGCCCCGCTGCTCGAGCAGGGCCAGCGCCTGCACGATGCCGTTGGCGACCGCGTCACAGGCGGTGATCCCACCGAAGACGTTGACGAAGACGCTCTTCACCGCGGGATCGGAGAGCACGATCTCGAGGCCGTTGGCCATGACCGCAGCACTCGCACCGCCACCGATGTCGAGGAAGTTCGCCGGCTTCACACCGCCGTGCCGCTCACCGGCGTACGCGACCACGTCGAGGGTCGACATAACCAGTCCAGCACCGTTGCCGATGATGCCAACCTCACCGTCGAGCTTGACGTAGTTGAGGTCCTTCTCCTTGGCGGCCTGCTCCAGGGGGTCCACCGCGGCCTGGTCAACCAGCGCCTCGTGGTCCGGGTGTCGGAACGCGGCGTTCTCATCCAGGCTGACCTTGGCATCGAGCAGGAGTAGCCCGCCCTCGGCGGTCTTGGCGAGCGGGTTCACCTCAACCAGCGTCGCGTCCTCGGCGACGAACGCCTTCCACAGGTCCACGGCGATCTCGACGGTCTGGTCGGCGACCTCGGCCGGGAACCCGGCCTGCGTGACGATCCGCCGGGCCGTCGCCACGTCAACGCCGGTGTTCGCGTCGATCGGCTCCTTGACGACCTTCTCCGGCGTCTCGGCGGCCACCTGCTCGATGTCCATCCCACCAGCGACACTGGCGATGCAGAGGAAGGTGCGATTCGCCCGGTCCAGCAGGTAGGAGAAGTAGTACTCCTCGGCCACGTCCGCGGTCACCGTGATCATGACCTTATGGACGGTGTGCCCCTTGATGTCCATACCGAGGATGTCGGTGGCCCGGGCCACCGTCTCCTCCGCGCCCTCGGTCAGCTTCACCCCGCCGGCCTTGCCCCGGCCGCCGACCTTCACCTGCGCCTTGACGACCACCCGACCGCCGAGGCGTTCGGCGATCGCGCGGGCCTCCTCCGGGGTCGTGGCGACGCCGCCGGCGAGCACGGGCAACCCATGCCGCTCGAACAGGTCCCGCCCCTGGTACTCGTACAGGTCCACGATTGCGCGTCCCGTCCCGTCTCCGCGGCGCGCCGTCGCGCCGCCACCAGCGTATGGAAAACAGTTTGACGCCTGTCATCAGTTGTAACAGGCCATTGAAGGCAGCCTAGCGAGGTCGACACCACCAACGACCAAGCGGGTACGTGGTGTGCGGTTTTGCACAGCTGACTGGCCAGCACCCGCCGTTTGACCGAGTGCCAACCTTCCGGACGATGTTTTCCCCGACGCGTAACCCCGGGGGTGAGGCCTCGTTGAGTCAGATGTCGAAGCGCTGGTCAGCGCGGCGACGAGACGGCCGATGCCCTGTCGGTCGAGGGGTGGCGGCGGGGCATCGTGCATAGAGAGGCCGGACGTGTGAGGGGTGCGTCCGGCCTCTCCCCCTGTCCAGCCCAGTGAACTTCTCGGGCCGATCGTTGGCGCACGTCAGGCGACGGCCTGCGCGACGTTCTGTCGAACCCAGTCCACGATCGACCCTGTGGTAGCCCCCGGGGTGAAAATCTTGGCCACGCCAATCTGCTGTAGTTCCGGGATGTCAGTGTCCGGGATGATGCCTCCGCCAAAGACGACGATGTCTCGCGCGTCTCGCTCGGCAAGGAGCTCCAGCACCCGCCGGAAAAGCGTCATGTGCGCCCCGGACAGAACGGAGAGTCCGACCGCGTCGGCGTCCTCCTGGATCGCGGTCTCCACGATCTGCTCCGGGGTCTGATGCAGACCGGTATAGATGACCTCCATCCCGGCGTCCCGGAGGGCACGCGCGACGACCTTTGCGCCGCGGTCATGGCCGTCCAGGCCCGGTTTGGCGACGACGACCCGAACACGAGAGCTCATCTGCGCATCCCTTTCACCGGCTCCGCGGCTTGACCTTAACGAACGGTAACCCGACCGGTCCGGGCTGAGGAATCCGGGCCGGCGGATACCCCGCCGCCTCGGCGCCCACCCACTCACCGCAAGACCAGGACAGCACCCGGGGCCGGGTCAAGCCGGACGGCTCCACTGTTCGGTCACACTACGCGACGAACAGGATGAGATTGGGAACACCTCCACCGGCTTAGCCCCAGGACAATAGTGGATACAATCGGACAGAACATCACACCAATATGGCGATGCGGCTTGTGACGGACGTGGCGGTTGGCTACCGTGTCCAACGGTTGTCATCAGGTCCATGGACGGGTGACGACGCGGTCGGCGGAGTTCACCCGAGCTTCGCGAACCTGTCCGATCGCCTCGATACCCCGACAACGGAGGGTGTGCGTGCGCCAGCGCCTGTCGTCTGAGCCCGATAGATATCGCGGCCGTCGCCGCGTACCCACCCCACCGCGGAGCCGCTACGCCGCCGTGGTCACCACCGCTCTCGTTGGTGCCGGCGGAGTCGCACTCTTCGCCGGCAACGCCCTTCCCGACGCCAAGAGCGTCAGCCCGACCGTCCTGGCCGAGCTGAAGACGGCCTCCGCGCTGAGCGAGGACGCCGCCGAGCGCGCCAACGCCGCCGACCGCTCGTCACGGGACGGCGAGCGCGTCGACGCGGCGGCGGAGGCAGAAGTCTGGTGCCTCCCCCTCAAGGAGTACGAGTTCAACTCCCCGTACGGCGTTCAGGGTGAAGAGCTCCACACCGGCGTGGACCTGGTTGCCCCGGAGGGCACCCCCTACGTCTCCATTCATGACGGCACCGTCACCAAGGCCGGCTGGTTCGGCGGGTACGGATACACGGTGATCGTCGCGAACGCCGACGGCAGCGAGGCCATCTACGGGCACTCCTCCGAACTCAGCGTGCAGGAGGGCCAGGAGGTGAAGGCCGGCGACCAGCTCGGCCTGGTCGGTAACACCGGCCTCTCCTACGGCTCCCACCTGCACCTGGAGGTCCATGTCAAGGGCGAACCGCTCGACCCGGTCCCCTGGTTGATGGAGCGCGGAGTGGACATCAAACTTCAGATGGAACCTTTCCACAGCGAGGTAGCCATCCCCTGACGTTGAGTCATGCCTTACTGCCGCCCGGATCGGATGATCCGGGCGGTTTTTTCACTCCTCCAGTCGGTGAAGGTGTTTGGGGTCACGTCCCGCGGTGTGACTGAGCCCACGCTCGAACCGAATCGCTGCCGTCGCTATTCGCGACACGGGCCGACAAAGCTCCGACGATCGCGCTGGACCAAGCCCGCCCGATGACCCCTCGTCTCCGGCCGGCTCCGGGCGGACCCTCAGTATGTCGAGGTCATGTGCCCCTACGAGCAGTGAAGGTCCGTTGTGCAGAACGACACCCCCCGCTCGAGCAGGAACACCGCACCGGCCCGCCACCGGCGACCGACCAGCACCCGAGGCCGGGTGCTGCGCGCCACAGTCGCCGCGGTAGCCGGACTCGCCCTCACCGGAGTCGCGGTAACAGCGATCACCGGAGATGACCAGGACGCCGCACGGAACGGTGCCGTCGACATCGACCTGCGGACTCAGACCGAGGCCCGGGCCCAGGCCGAAGCCGCCGCCCAAGCCGAAGCCGCCGCCCAAGCCGAAGCCGCCGCCCAAGCCGAAGCCGCCGCTCGCGCTGAAGCCGCCGCCCGCGCCGATCGCTCCGCCCGGGAGTCGGCGAGCAGCAGTCCGACCCCCAGCGCGTCGGCGAGCCCCACGGAGCGGCCCTCGGTCAGCGCGACACCGAAGGTGACGGCCAAGCCGGCAACCACGACAACCACCGCGTCGACGCCGACCTGGGTCATCCCCATGGCCGATGCCACCATCACCTCCTGTTACGGATCGCGGTGGGGAATGCTGCACGCCGGTATCGACTTCGCCATGCCCGCCGGCACCCCGGTCCACGCCGCCTTCGGCGGCACCGTGACGAAGGCCAGCGACGCTGGCGACGGGTACGGCATCTCGGTCATCATCGACCACGGCAACGGATATCTGACCCACTACGCCCACCTCAGCACCGCGAAGGTAAGCGTCGGCGGCCAGGTCGGTGCCGGTGACCCCATCGGTCTGGAGGGCTCCACCGGCGACTCCACCGGCCCGCACCTGCACTTCGAGGTACACCAGGGTCAGCTGTGGAACCAGATCGACCCGGCGCCTTTCCTCCGCGAACGCGGCATCGACGTGGCCTGCTGACCGGGCGCCTCCCCGGGGCCGACGGGCGAACCGAGCCCGTGCCGTCCGCTCACAGCCGATCGATCGGTGCGTGCCGGAGGACCAGCCAGAGCGTCTGGTCGCCGAAGTCGATCTGAGCACGGGCACCTGGACCATGCCCTTCCACCGTGAGTACCCGACCCAGCCCGTACCGCTGGTGGTTGACCCGGTCTCCGACCGCGACCCGCGGGGGCGCTGACGGCAACTCGCTGGCCGTGGCGAGGCGACTACCGTCAACGCCGAGCCGACGTGCGAGCTGCGCGGCCTTCGGCGTACCACCGGTGAAGCCGCCCTGCCCCCGGTCCGCGCGACCGCCCACGCCTCCGCCGCCGCCGGCCCACGAGGTGTACGAGCCCTCGGTGCGCTCCCAGCGCACCAACTCCGCGGGCAGTTCCTCGAGGAACCGGGACGGCGCGTTGTAGGCCGGCTGGCCCCACGCCGAGCGGGTGACCGCCCGAGACAGGTAGAGACGCTGCCGGGCCCGGGTGATCCCCACGTACGCCAGACGCCGTTCCTCCTCCAACTCGTGGTTGTCGCCGAAGGTACGGGCGTGCGGGAAGACCCCGTCCTCCATCCCGGTCAGGAACACCACCGGAAACTCCAGCCCCTTGGCAGTGTGCAGCGTCATCAGGGTGACCACCCCCTGGTGCTCCGGGTCGTCGGCGGGCAACTGGTCCGCGTCGGCCACCAGCGCGACCTGCTCCAGGAAGCCCGCGACAGTGGCCCGCTCGCCCTCCTCGCCCAGGCCCTCCACCCGTTCCGTGTACTCCCGGGCGACGCTGACCAGTTCCTGGAGGTTGTCGACCCGGCCGGCGTCCTGCGGGTCCAGGCTCTCCTCCAGCTCGGTCAGGTACCCCGACCGGTTCAGCAGCGCCTCCAGCACCTCCTCGGGCGCGCTGGTCTCCGCGACCTCCCGGACACCGTCGAGCAGCGCGACGAACTCCGCGATGCCGTTCGCCGCCCGAGTGGAGATGCCCGGCGCGTCCCTGGCCCGGCGAAGGGCAGCGCCGAAGGAGATCCGGTCCCGGCTGGCAAGCGCCTCGACACATGCCTCGGCTCGATCCCCGATGCCCCGGCGGGGAGTGTTCAGCACCCGACGAAGGCTGACCGTATCGTCCTCGTTGACCAACGCCCGCAGGTAGGCCAGGGCGTCCCGGACCTCCTTACGCTCGTAGAAGCGGACTCCACCGACGACCTTGTAGGGCAGGCCGACGCGGATGAACACCTCCTCGAAGACCCGGGACTGGGCGTTGGTCCGATAGAAGACCGCCACGTCCCCCGGCCGGGTGTCGCCGTCGTCCACAAGCCGGTCGATCTCCCGGGCCACCCAGTCGGCCTCGGTGTGCTCGGTGTCGGCGACGTAGCCGACGATCGGGTCGCCGGTCCCGGCCTCACTCCACAGCCGCTTGGGCTTACGGGAGGTGTTGCGGTCGATCACGGCGTTGGCCGCGTTCAGGATGGTCTGGGTGGAGCGGTAGTTCTGTTCCAGCAGGATCGTCCGAGCATCGGTGAAGTCCCGCTCGAACTCCAGGATGTTGCGGATCGTCGCGCCCCGGAACGCGTAGATCGACTGGTCGGCGTCACCCACCACGCAGAGCTCCGCCGGGTCAAGCCCGTCGGTACCCGACACCAGCTCCTTGATCAACACGTACTGGGCGTGGTTGGTGTCCTGGTACTCGTCAACCAGCACGTGTCGGAACCGACGCCGGTAGGTCTCCGCGACGTGCGGATGCGACTGGAGCAGGTG comes from Salinispora tropica CNB-440 and encodes:
- a CDS encoding cobalamin B12-binding domain-containing protein; translated protein: MSSRVRVVVAKPGLDGHDRGAKVVARALRDAGMEVIYTGLHQTPEQIVETAIQEDADAVGLSVLSGAHMTLFRRVLELLAERDARDIVVFGGGIIPDTDIPELQQIGVAKIFTPGATTGSIVDWVRQNVAQAVA
- a CDS encoding DUF6350 family protein; this encodes MSSVTPDQPGRRARVGARPPGRPGPARRIPAPRAGGPPSRPPLAVAAGVAAVGAALTSWLPVAVVLWFFQLSEGASSLPDAVRVGLAGWLLGHGIPLTTSAGPLGLAPLAVTLLAGWRLNRAGVHVTRAIGARGSRSPRRAIVAAGAVGVVYTILGVLAALLVTGAELDVSPVRSGLTLAVVATVAALIGTVRTTGLGDLLAARASLPLREGVRTGLVAALLLLAAGAGAAGLAVATGGGDAADLIAAYRTGVAGQAGITLVNLAYAPNVAIWSASYLLGPGFAVGTDTTVQTSEVTVGALPALPLVAGLPGGPVDGLGTGLLAVPILVGMVAGWSLTRRLLLSGSDRAREEWGPLLRPAAFAGPVTGLLVGIAAAASAGPLGAGRLAEVGPVPWQVAAVATVVTGTGVLGGVVAARFLSRG
- the sucC gene encoding ADP-forming succinate--CoA ligase subunit beta encodes the protein MDLYEYQGRDLFERHGLPVLAGGVATTPEEARAIAERLGGRVVVKAQVKVGGRGKAGGVKLTEGAEETVARATDILGMDIKGHTVHKVMITVTADVAEEYYFSYLLDRANRTFLCIASVAGGMDIEQVAAETPEKVVKEPIDANTGVDVATARRIVTQAGFPAEVADQTVEIAVDLWKAFVAEDATLVEVNPLAKTAEGGLLLLDAKVSLDENAAFRHPDHEALVDQAAVDPLEQAAKEKDLNYVKLDGEVGIIGNGAGLVMSTLDVVAYAGERHGGVKPANFLDIGGGASAAVMANGLEIVLSDPAVKSVFVNVFGGITACDAVANGIVQALALLEQRGEKVTRPLVVRLDGNNAEAGRAILDGANNPLIQRVDTMDGAAERAAELAAAGV
- the pcrA gene encoding DNA helicase PcrA gives rise to the protein MHPLFDIPVPSSAPDPAPPRRPTPARLDPQALLDGLNGPQREAVTHAGSPLLIVAGAGSGKTRVLTHRIAYLLAARQVHPGEIIAITFTNKAAGEMKERVAQLVGPRARLMWVSTFHSACVRILRAEHEHAGLKSTFSIYDADDSRRLMQLVARELDLDPKRYPARGLAAQVSNLKNELVDPEEFAARAKGPNERALAEAYTLYQRRLREAHALDFDDLIMTTVHLLQSHPHVAETYRRRFRHVLVDEYQDTNHAQYVLIKELVSGTDGLDPAELCVVGDADQSIYAFRGATIRNILEFERDFTDARTILLEQNYRSTQTILNAANAVIDRNTSRKPKRLWSEAGTGDPIVGYVADTEHTEADWVAREIDRLVDDGDTRPGDVAVFYRTNAQSRVFEEVFIRVGLPYKVVGGVRFYERKEVRDALAYLRALVNEDDTVSLRRVLNTPRRGIGDRAEACVEALASRDRISFGAALRRARDAPGISTRAANGIAEFVALLDGVREVAETSAPEEVLEALLNRSGYLTELEESLDPQDAGRVDNLQELVSVAREYTERVEGLGEEGERATVAGFLEQVALVADADQLPADDPEHQGVVTLMTLHTAKGLEFPVVFLTGMEDGVFPHARTFGDNHELEEERRLAYVGITRARQRLYLSRAVTRSAWGQPAYNAPSRFLEELPAELVRWERTEGSYTSWAGGGGGVGGRADRGQGGFTGGTPKAAQLARRLGVDGSRLATASELPSAPPRVAVGDRVNHQRYGLGRVLTVEGHGPGARAQIDFGDQTLWLVLRHAPIDRL
- a CDS encoding M23 family metallopeptidase translates to MRQRLSSEPDRYRGRRRVPTPPRSRYAAVVTTALVGAGGVALFAGNALPDAKSVSPTVLAELKTASALSEDAAERANAADRSSRDGERVDAAAEAEVWCLPLKEYEFNSPYGVQGEELHTGVDLVAPEGTPYVSIHDGTVTKAGWFGGYGYTVIVANADGSEAIYGHSSELSVQEGQEVKAGDQLGLVGNTGLSYGSHLHLEVHVKGEPLDPVPWLMERGVDIKLQMEPFHSEVAIP
- a CDS encoding M23 family metallopeptidase, with amino-acid sequence MQNDTPRSSRNTAPARHRRPTSTRGRVLRATVAAVAGLALTGVAVTAITGDDQDAARNGAVDIDLRTQTEARAQAEAAAQAEAAAQAEAAAQAEAAARAEAAARADRSARESASSSPTPSASASPTERPSVSATPKVTAKPATTTTTASTPTWVIPMADATITSCYGSRWGMLHAGIDFAMPAGTPVHAAFGGTVTKASDAGDGYGISVIIDHGNGYLTHYAHLSTAKVSVGGQVGAGDPIGLEGSTGDSTGPHLHFEVHQGQLWNQIDPAPFLRERGIDVAC
- the sucD gene encoding succinate--CoA ligase subunit alpha: MAIWLTKDSKVIVQGMTGSEGSKHTRRMLAAGTDIVGGVNPRKAGTTVDFDGAELPVFASVADAMRETGANVTVIFVPPQFTKGAVIEAIDAGISLAVVITEGVPVHDTAAFWAYNVAQGERTRIIGPNCPGIVSPGASNAGIIPADITGAGRIGLVSKSGTLTYQMMYELRDIGFSTCVGIGGDPIIGTTHIDALAAFEDDPDTDAIVMIGEIGGDAEERAAEFIKANVTKPVVGYIAGFTAPPGKTMGHAGAIISGSAGTAEAKKTALEAAGVKVGKTPTETARLMREIMSAG